Proteins from a genomic interval of Toxotes jaculatrix isolate fToxJac2 chromosome 5, fToxJac2.pri, whole genome shotgun sequence:
- the LOC121182558 gene encoding shaker-related potassium channel tsha2-like, whose product MTVVSQENHDETVVVTPLLQDAADLEPADQECSERVFINISGLRFETQLKTLSRFPTTLLGDPRKRMRFFDPLRNEYFFDRNRPSFDAILYYYQSGGRLRRPVSVPVDIFLEEIKFYELEEEAIELFREDEGLAREEDRPLPTNEFQRQFWLLFEYPESSGPARIIAIVSVMVILISIVIFCLETLPEFREVSAVLDIHANGSAQGKAPSPFTDPFFMVETLCIVWFSFEFTMRFLSCPSKAAFFKNIMNLIDVVAIAPYFITLGLDLAEHQGSSQQAASLAILRVIRLVRVFRIFKLSRHSKGLQILGQTLHASLRELGLLIFFLLIGVVLFSSSVYFAEAEDPETGFSSIPDAFWWAVVTMTTVGYGDMYPSTIWGKFVGSLCAIAGVLTIALPVPVIVSNFNYFYHRENEEEENIQYVHVTCGQHPQQPSFDECDSTKSNQSLSKTESYQESDDPETLTYPNINPLEVYTGKLTDV is encoded by the coding sequence ATGACTGTGGTGTCCCAGGAGAACCACGACGAGACTGTGGTCGTTACACCTTTGTTGCAAGATGCTGCGGACTTGGAACCAGCAGACCAGGAGTGCAGCGAGAGGGTGTTCATCAACATCTCAGGTCTGCGTTTTGAAACGCAGTTAAAGACCCTCTCCCGTTTCCCGACCACGCTTTTGGGAGACCCGCGTAAAAGGATGCGTTTCTTTGACCCGCTGAGAAACGAATACTTCTTTGACAGGAACAGGCCGAGCTTTGATGCCATTCTCTATTATTACCAATCAGGAGGGCGGCTTCGGAGGCCTGTGAGTGTACCTGTGGATATTTTCCTGgaagaaataaagttttatgaaCTTGAGGAAGAGGCCATAGAGCTTTTCCGAGAGGATGAGGGCTTGGCGAGGGAAGAGGACCGCCCGCTGCCTACCAACGAGTTTCAACGTCAGTTTTGGCTCCTGTTTGAGTATCCAGAGAGTTCAGGACCTGCACGGATAATTGCCATTGTGTCTGTTATGGTTATTTTGATATCCATAGTTATATTCTGCTTGGAGACACTACCCGAGTTTAGAGAAGTCTCTGCAGTGCTGGATATCCACGCTAATGGAAGTGCTCAAGGCAAAGCGCCCAGCCCATTCACAGATCCGTTTTTCATGGTGGAGACACTTTGCATTGTGTGGTTCTCTTTTGAATTCACCATGAGGTTTCTCTCGTGTCCCAGCAAAGCAgctttctttaaaaacatcatGAACCTGATCGATGTTGTGGCTATAGCTCCATATTTCATCACCCTGGGCCTTGATCTTGCAGAGCATCAGGGCAGCAGTCAGCAGGCTGCGTCTCTGGCCATACTGAGGGTCATCCGTCTGGTCCGTGTTTTTAGGATTTTCAAACTCTCCAGGCACTCCAAGGGTCTCCAGATTCTCGGCCAAACGCTTCACGCAAGCCTCAGGGAGCTGGGACTGCTCATATTCTTCCTGCTCATCGGAGTGGTTTTGTTCTCCAGTTCGGTTTATTTCGCAGAAGCGGAAGATCCCGAGACTGGATTTTCAAGTATACCTGATGCGTTTTGGTGGGCTGTGGTGACAATGACTACAGTTGGTTATGGAGACATGTATCCCTCCACCATTTGGGGGAAATTCGTTGGATCTTTGTGCGCCATCGCCGGAGTACTCACCATAGCTTTACCGGTCCCTGTTATCGTGTCCAATTTCAATTACTTCTACCACAGAGAgaacgaggaggaggaaaatattCAGTACGTGCACGTGACTTGCGGGCAGCACCCGCAGCAACCCTCTTTTGATGAATGTGATTCAACCAAAAGTAACCAGTCGCTCTCCAAAACGGAGTCCTATCAGGAAAGCGACGACCCTGAAACTCTGACATATCCAAACATAAACCCACTGGAGGTATACACGGGGAAACTGACAGATGTGTAA